A window of Nicotiana sylvestris chromosome 8, ASM39365v2, whole genome shotgun sequence genomic DNA:
AGTATTAGGGGCAAAACTCAAATAAAATGAAATTTTATGGTTTTTTTGTAAACTCACATTGACCAGAAGCTCCTGTCGATTCTCCTTTCTCtctctgtatatatatatatatatatatatatcaaacttAGATATTGAAAGGCATTGTGAGTAGTTCGAATTCTAGTGTTGCGTAATTCGGTTTTGCTTATTtccttaaaattttaaaaagggaaaaaatgaaACCTTAACCTAAAGAATCTAAGGAAATTGTACTATGTCTAATGATTAGTACTAACATTGGGGTTGTTCAATTCTCCATTTTAGTTGAATAAGATGATAATGAAACTCAAGAAGAAGACACTTTTTTTCTCCAAAAGATCAAACACAAATAAATTTAAGGTTTTCTATTTATCAAACAAAAGATGATCACCAATTTTATTGAGCCACTTCTGCATAAAAGCATAGTCCATATCTAAGACCGTTACAAGTCTCGTCTTCTAAGGAATTCAATGACGCATCTTCTGTTTGGAGCAAAGACAGTTTTGAGAACCAATATCATCTGCTAGGCAAGGAGGCACAATTGTTCCAACCTGGTACCATTTTTCCCTCTCTTGCATTAAATCGTTAAAAAAACTATCTATTGTTTCTCTTGTGATACCTGGCATGACTACAACATGTGCCATATCTCTTGTGCAAGACAGTTGCCAATGACGAATGAACTTAGGGTCATTAGGTCGTTCAAATACAACAATAATGCTAGACTCATTGAGCATAGCGCTAATTCCTGCTTTATGAAGTCGGCCTTTCAAATATCGGGCATTTTCGTTGCACATTTTCGCATCTTGTTGCAATCCGGCACGACCTTTCATGCATAAACTGTACCATAAGAATATTGGTGCCAGGCCATTTCGACTACCAGAAATTGTAGCATCCACTGAGGCAATATACTCTATTTTTGTGGAGAGATGACTGATGTAACTTTTCCTTGTTATCTGAATGCCACAAGGCATTGGACATCCCAAGAATTTGTGGCCTGAAATTGAAACACTGCCTATTGGCTTCTTGAAGGTAATTGTTTTCACCTGTTGTCAAATATAATAGAGAACTAGGTCACTTTCTATTTGTTCCCTAGataggatttttttttaaagaaaataacgGATTATAAAGTACTCTTACATGTTGGATAAATGGGACAATTAGCCCATATAGTGCAGCGTCACAATGAATGTAATACCTATCATTGGAATAACCACATTTTTGTAATATTTGTAGGACCAGATCAAGATCATCAATAGCTCCTTTAAAGGTAGTTCCTAcaaatatgttaaaattattagTACCCCACATATTTGGGAGCTAAAGGATCCACAGAGCTAGAGTATTAGGCGCAAGTTTAGGCGCAAGTTTAGGCGAACCCAGTACTTTTTTCTTTAGATAttgtatttgtattaaaaaaattatttaaatatatataaatatttaccaatattgatattgatgatggCTGGTTTGTTCTTGTTGAGAAGTAATTTTGATCTCAGATCTGCATAGTCAATCTCCCCATTAACTAAAGTATTGATAGTCTCTATCTCCATTCTGTACATTCTTGCTGCTTTAAAAATCGAGTAATGTGAATCCTTCGATGCATATATTATCGCAGTGGGATGTAACTCTCTCCTGCACAATACTCTTTTTTAGATCAAGTATAAATATTGTAGAATATCTCCAAGTACAAAATAGGTTTGTCAGACTATTCTTTAACAACAATCATGTTTCTGTCCCAAACAAGTTAGGATTAACTATATAAATCTTCACGGATGATCTTACTCCATTTAAACCCATTTCAGGCCAAtgttttacatatatatatatataatcggaAGTGGAAGAAACTTTGTCTATCAATGGAGATGGGAAAGTGATACCTACCCAATCAAAAGACCATGGAGATTTCCCTCTGTGCCACCATTTGTAATGTATCCCCAATATTCATCCTTCTCAATTTCCCAGAGTTGCGCAAACCAATCTAAAACAGCCACTTCAAAATCTTTTGAATGGAAATCGACAGTGTTCTGAGTGAAGGGATCTCCACAGTTGTTCAAGTGGAATTGCAAAAGTGGAGCTAAAGCATCATGATGCTCATAACATATATTAACTGGATAACCTGTAAAGAACCAAGTTAAAGAGGCTAAGTTCAAAATATTCCGAGAATAAGCAtgactactttttttttttttttacattataGACAGGAGGGGTTGCTCTGATAGTAAGCAacttccacttccaaccaagaggttgtgagttcgagtctccccaagagtaaGGTGAAAAgtttttggagggaaggatgccgagggtctatttggaaacagcctctctaccccagggtaggggtaaggtctgcgtacacactaccctccccagatcccactaagtgggattttactgggttgttgttttttttttttttttacattattcttaaaataatttctctagttCTCGTTGTGAAATTAAATATGGCACATGTATGAAATTAACTAATAATCTACATATTTTTTTTGCATGCATGACGCAGTAGTTGTCATTGGTACTGTTAGTTGTCAAGGTACACAATAGTAAAAGCTGTACATGTATATACAAATTGTGGAATTGAGCTATCGATCAAATAGAACACAAACTATATATTAGAAACATGTGGAGAATTAGGCACATTATTATTATGGCATGAGGAAGAAGGTAGTTAGGGTGACGAAATATGAGGTAGATATTTAATATTCCTCTCACCTGAAAAAGTATGTCACATTTTCTCTTTACATGAGATGTTACATGACCTCGTTTCACTTAAAAAGCTAAGTTCTTTTATTCCAAATATGTCCTTCAATTATAGGCCAATAGGTATGATTGGTAAGAGAGGTTCTAGTAACTCAAGGAACAGTTGAAAATCATGAAAAACTTTAATTTCCTATGTGTCCACCGGCCTGATGATGAGAGAGCTTGAGGCCAAGAGGGGATCTAGTGCAAAAGTTATTAGTTCACGTGAGCTCAGTAACTTTTACATATACTATATATTTCGCAAGGAATAGCAAAGAACTTCATCATACTTCATGCAGCTATAGTTGTTGATTTGGTGTCTATCCAAAGATATTAGTCTTTCAATCCATGGACCTTAGCCTACTAGTCTTTTAATTTTATTTGCTAAATAGTGTATAAAAGTTAAATTTGATGTATATATTTAGACAAAAGGCCAATGAACATATACTTACCTATATGATATTCTGTCCGATGGGACAATGTCTCGATATATTGAGTCAAAATTTTGTCTAGTTCTTGCGAAgacattttaatatttttttcatcAGGTTCAACCACACTGAAACTTAAATTCTTCCACGGTGGCGGTGGCTCGTTGATTTCACCTTTTGTTGGGACAACCATTATGTCAAACTCCTATCTCATAACCACAAAAGAAGAAATTTTAAttacaaatattttattttgaaattgaaaaaatgaaTATGCGGTTAATAAATAATTTACCATAAAGAATACTAGTGAGCTGGCTCGTCTTTGAACTTGGgtataaaagaaaataatattgAAAAAACTAGAGCATGAATATTACGTACCCTTTCAAATGCCATTCTTAGAGCTAAAGAGGTGTCTCCATCTGAAATTATTGGGATTAGTCAGAATGGTCTCAAAGAGATAAAGGTTTTGCGCATCTCACTTCTTTTGGTTcctccaatttataacaattgaAAGTTGTTTTCCCTTCTTAACTTTTGCTTGGTGAAATCTTAAATTTCTCCTTTGTCTGGTTGGGATGTTAAATGTCGTACGTGAAAATTGtatacatgtgatttttgaccctcctcaaGATTTTGCATATTTTAGCAattaaatacttagtttaggtctaatataattatttcaactaattttgattcttttacattatttttatcacaaaattaaaaagtacaaaaatagtttcatttttctCTATTTAATTAAGGTATTAGGTATtttagaaaaatattatttttaacccatttttatttttattataatccttgaaaatatcaaaattagttttatgtcataatatagttattttagttaattaggattagttttacatttttatggaattattttagaaaagaaattaataTTTTTAGCCAAATTGCAAGAAACTAAATTTTATAACCCAATTCACCAAGCCCAATCTTCTTGGCCCAATTAACCCTTTCCCTTTAAAAAAACCCTAGAAAGACTTAAGGACTCTCCATCTTCCTCTCATTGACCTAAAACCCAGGGACACCCTAGCTGAACCCTAGGAAAGGCCACCCTTCAGCCGCCCACCAGGACCACACCAACGAACAAAACGCGCCATCAGACCCACCAGAACTGGCCGAAAATCCGGCGGAGACCTCACAAAAACCAGCGCCGCCGCCAGCCCCCTCCAGCTCCATTCCCATCGCCAACACAAAAACGACCACATCCCGACCAGCCACCACTGACCGCTCAAACCCACCACCATGACAGTACTTCTAGCCGTTTAAACATCACTAAGTCGCCGGACACCATCTCCAAACACCACGATTGCACAACCCTTTCGCAACTCCGAACCGCCCGCCCTCTTCTTTCTATCCTCAGTTCATTTCCGGCCAGCGATTGTTCTTTCCCTTTCACCACGGTAACGAGAAGGATAAGCAGCTACAACACACGCACGCACATCATAGGAAGGGTTTCAATTAAAACCTGGGTCTAAATCCGTGTTTGCTTGAGTTTTCCGGGCAGATTCGCGATTCCGTCGAGGTTGTCGCTGTTCAAATTCTCCGGTGTTAAacattttcaaatttaaaattattttgttttgaggtCTATTACTATCCTACCCTTTATTAATTTTGTTCCTATATGATGGTTGAATGAAAGTTTATGTGAATTCTTGCTTgtaatatcttaagaaagaatttctGCTATTAATTGGAACTAGTagtagtacccgcgcgatgcgcggtcaatattaaaaaaatattaattaaattaaattatgatcAGGCTTGTTTGATCCTATTAGATCGTATTGCTTTAATAAAATTCAATTGTCATcttgtttgtcaatacgatatacCCAATAATGAAATCTCTATTAAATCAAACGTACTTATATAGTCagtgaataacttttttgttctatttttctttattatattaaacaatatttagtattcgctttctttttgtaatatatgagaagatatataatttattactattgaattttttattttaaattttattctgtTGTTCTTAAAAATATTATCTAAATTTTAGTGAATAAAATCTATGTTAAACTAACTGGACTTATACAGGTAGCGCATCGAATAAcgtttttgttatgtatttttctttattatatattTCAATATTTAATACTATTACTTTGTTAATAGAAAGTTTCATTAGCATATtacgttatttaatatttttctctgaagtttttttattactttatttttgttttttttttaaataattttaaaactccaacttaaaactactccccaatttgaattggtaatttattatttttttaattttgttttttatattataattatattaaaactccaacttgaactactccccaatttgaatgtgtagtttttttttctctttttttcgttttttatagcttttttattttaaaataatttaaaaactacAACTTGAAACTACTACCACCCAATTTGAACGGGTAGttacttttttatatatttatattttcattttttaattatagttaattatatttttattttaaaattattttaaaactccaacttgaaactactcccacccaatttgaacgggtagttacttttttatatatttatattttcttaattatagttaattataagatatctatttttattttaaaattattttaaaactccaacttgaaactattccacgatttgaatgggtagtttttcttctctcttttttttttcgttttttatagatttttttttgcttttttattttaaaataatttaaaaactccaacttgaaactactcccacccaatttgaatgggtagttttttttatatttatattttcgttttttatatagttaattataagatatctatatttattaattcaaataaagtaatcaattaatatatatatgaatatatatatatatatatatctactcccacccaatttgaacgggtagttacttttttatatatttatattttcattttttaattatagttaattatatttttattttaaaattattttaaaactccaacttgaaactactcccacccaatttgaacgggtagttacttttttatatatttatattttcattttttaattatagttaattataagatatctatttttattttaaaattattttaaaactccaacttgaaactattccccgatttgaatgggtagtttttcttctcttttttttttttgtttttttatagatttttttttgcttttttattttaaaataatttaaaaactccaacttgaaactactcccacccaatttgaatgggtagtttttttttatatttatattttcgttttttatatagttaattataagatatctatatttattaattcaaataaagtaatcaattaatatatatatatatatatatatatatatatatatatatatatatatatatatatggtagttatatatttttttattattttcgttttttatatatatttaaattcaaaaagaataaaaaataattaat
This region includes:
- the LOC104224399 gene encoding histidine decarboxylase-like, with product MAFEREFDIMVVPTKGEINEPPPPWKNLSFSVVEPDEKNIKMSSQELDKILTQYIETLSHRTEYHIGYPVNICYEHHDALAPLLQFHLNNCGDPFTQNTVDFHSKDFEVAVLDWFAQLWEIEKDEYWGYITNGGTEGNLHGLLIGRELHPTAIIYASKDSHYSIFKAARMYRMEIETINTLVNGEIDYADLRSKLLLNKNKPAIININIGTTFKGAIDDLDLVLQILQKCGYSNDRYYIHCDAALYGLIVPFIQHVKTITFKKPIGSVSISGHKFLGCPMPCGIQITRKSYISHLSTKIEYIASVDATISGSRNGLAPIFLWYSLCMKGRAGLQQDAKMCNENARYLKGRLHKAGISAMLNESSIIVVFERPNDPKFIRHWQLSCTRDMAHVVVMPGITRETIDSFFNDLMQEREKWYQVGTIVPPCLADDIGSQNCLCSKQKMRH